The Erigeron canadensis isolate Cc75 chromosome 1, C_canadensis_v1, whole genome shotgun sequence genome segment CGTGTCGAGACCTCTAGCTTGAATTATGTgcttaaaatcataaaacaatCATACAAATCACTCCATAGTTCACTTCACCTCGTCATAAAATCTGTTAATAGTTCAAAGTTGTGTTGTTTATGATAATGAatcgaaagaaagaacaaattgaAGTCAAATTGAAATATCCGGTTGAAAAATCAAAGTATATGGTTAAAAGTCAAATTCAAGTCAATTATCCATGTAAGTTGATCCAAAAGAACCAAAAGTGAATTGTTCCAAAATCATTCTAGTAAATCGCCAATTGAGAATCATTACTGTGTTTCATTCCATCAATCTTGTATGAATACCGAAGTAATAGTTTGAGTTATGAGGTCTTGATTCGATCTGTGTACTAGCCTATGACTTTTAGTGTGCAATAATGAGTTGAGAgcttcatattcatatatatattggcaCATCTTTTGCTAATTCACTCAAATATGAACCGAGGGGAGTGCACATTGTGAGAGTGTGATGCATGTATTGTGACGAATTTGAGGTTTATTAGGTTTAAttgtacatttatatattttatttactagttgtaaatcttttgatagttGTAAGTCTCATGAGTTGGTTGTGTTATGTAGTTTGGTTTGCATTGCTTAGTTTTGCCCAAGTGTACTTTGAAGGTTGCTTGAAAATTGAGTTTTACAAGTATGTATAGTTgatataattcttatatggtGTTTCTTTGATGATAGGAAGTATTATAGGATTGTAAATTAGCTTTGACACATGATGAATGTCTTTTCGGGACGAAAAGAGTTAAGTTGGGGAATGTGATAAACGCCTagaatgcataattttaagatgtaaaatcaagttgttttgtgaagcttaatagacgattaggggtactcttatgtttgttaagtgtttcaggcactaggtgatgaaatggagctaattgaatcaagaaacgagtcaaggaaccaagaagcaaaaatctggaattctgaaattacaaagggcgtaacttacgccagacttggcagtaggttacgccagttgaaaatccaaggggcgtaacttacgcccagggggtagtaggttacgccagttgcagatcagaaacccgatttttatggttttaattaactttcagttatatacaattcaattgacgacttgggaagttaccattcataatattcactcacaatatcagttcctaacatagagaagaccccaaaatcatcatcaaatcaccaattcatgaagatgacaattcaaattgaagattcaatgatgaagatgataggctaggttttcttttgatcattctcatgtgaacaattatgtaagccatttatgttcaatctttctcatattcatattggattagatgtttaattcttattagtcttttacatctaatgttctttggattgtttgaatgattacttgtttatgactttgaatgaaattcatctatcttttgatttcaaattattgtttatcatggattattgaaagaatctctcatgaacttgtagttttacttcaatgaattagaagtctagttgtgtcaattccccggtttccattatcgtgaatcatcataaCCAACTAATCTAGTTCttgaattcattcaatccaaacgttataacaaatcatgtctatgtgatttccaatgagtataagttagattacatatttgaaaacataattgggagcatgagaatggtctattttgtttaattgaattattgtgttaagtcaataatcatttttagttttaactaaatcagtcaatcaatcgattttaagtttatgtctagattaattaattttgtaaacttgtttaacactttcccgtgattccctgtggaacgatattcgacttaccctaactaattagtggtatttagtttatatttttgatcggtccaacgacatcgATCAGGGACTAGAGTGGTAAATTAGATTTTATCCATGTTTCAACTTCatccaataataaaaatataaaaatcatttaaCTCATTTCAACTTTTCAAAACTCTTAATTAATCGTTTTATCTGTTTTTATTGacatttattacatttttaaccCTCTTAAATCATATTTAATCACAAATATTCTCTCGTTTgtacacacactctctctctctcttattCCCCTCTCTTGTTTCCAACCAGTGTTTTAAATACTGGTATGTAGCGGCCGGTATTACCTTGAATACCGGATACCAGGTGGTATTCCGGTACAACTATCCCGGTATTTTGTCCGATATTTTTACTATTCAATACCGACCGGTATTACCAGAAATGGTAATACCGAcattttgaattttcttttttgaactaaaattttttttttgatactttgatgttatgttttgttatttgtaaactttaaaacttatattttgttatttgatattatttttgagtgaattgtacttgtattttgactattttcgttaaattttAACAAGGTTTATAGgatttctatataaataaaaatacaaaaattaaattaccgTACCGGTACGTACTGGTCTGTATACCAGGAATACCGGTACCGGGTACCCGACCGGTACGATCAAAATGCCGGTATTTAAATAATTGGTCCCAACACTCCTCTTAAGCAATGGTCAAATCTCGTCCTCCCCTTTTTTTGACATTATGATGTGCGCCTTCCCAACCTTACCACCATACCGTTGTTGGAGCATAAATTCAACACCGGCAGTGGTGTTACTGCCGGTTTCAAACATAAGGTCACCCGACCCACCATGGTGCCATCCACGCCTACCCCTTAAGTTGTAAAACttgtacacttttaatttttctttttcttaaatgGAGATAGCCAAAGTTTATTAATCTCCAAAAAAACATAACTTGTATACTtactaagtaaataaaaaaacgtTGGTGTTAgtagaattaaaattaatacCTCTAATATCTaactctttaaaatttattaaagatAAGGTAAAATAAGTGagtaaaaagaagtaaaaaaagtaagtaaccgCTTAGTgccgccttctgcgggttttgagtcccaatacctcgacggtgtaaggggaggttaaaatgtaggcagactttacctctacctaagtagagatgCTGCTTCCAATTTCTacctaaataaataatatagatgGTATAGGTGAAATAGAGTGGTAAAAAAAGATATGTGAATTGGTTCATTTAGGTTAAAAAGATGATAATGGGGtctattattttaaattatattatttgttataaTTTGATTGGATATATTATAAAGGATTGTGAAAATATAAAGAGGTTTTATATTTAAAGGTGAAAAGAATAATGAAAAACGAAATCTACAGTAATGAGAAGACGATGATGACACGATAAAAAAGAAGTACAAGTAAAAAGGATCGACGAGTTTAGTATGATTTTAATACGACtcattataattttgtttaatgtaaatataagcTCATTGTTcgacaaaattagaaaatgaaattttttattttaaaaatcagtctaataattttttttaattaattgatcaaAACCAAAAAGTTAATAGATTATATTTGTTGTATGATCAACTTGTTAAAAGAATTATCAGTGAACGGTATGTAACCCAACTGGCTAGAGGCACACCTGATTTTGCACAAGGTCTTAAGTTTAAGCCCAGTTAGGGTTTTTCTTATCGAATATTTGTAATGATTCATGATTAATATCTCATGATCTAAAGTACGTACAAAGTTTCATCATTCTAAGGTGAAGTTTTTCTAATGTGGTATTATAAGGAAGAAAAGAATTAgactatatttttaaaaaccCATATAATTCTCCATGAAAATATGATTCAATATTTTTCCTTTAGTTTTAACAAAGAGAAACAATATATTAGAGGTGATATTAATATCAAAGCTTTTAAAAGATCTACCATTATATACGACTAgacaaataatgaaaaattgtgacaaaatataaaattaaatgcTACGTatcacttttcatttttaagGATAATGACATATTCTCCTATAAAAACTTCTGAATAATCCTTGACAACAAATTATCAcacatgataaaataaaaagatacaataaTGAGAGTAAATTGATATATTACATGTGTTAtaagtttgtaaaaaaaaaaagcaccatggttggatcagtggtaaacaccaacacccttgcctctgaagacagaggtcatgggttcgatcctcatctcatgcaaagattggagggtcttttctaccatttaggtagaaactggaagcagcctctctacttaggtagatgtaaggtctgcctatatcttaacctccccccatacaccgtcaaggtattggggctcaaaacccgcagaaggcggcactgaCCAGTTAATCTTATAtaagtttgtaaaaaaaatatattataaagaatttcagtttttcttttctaaattcaTCAACATCATTTCTCTCCAATGGTCAAAAGACTTTACCCTTTTTCCCTTTTCCAATTCCCTCGACTGACTGGTGTCCCTTTTATGTAATTCAACCTCACTTCTTGTTTCGTCGCACCATATATATCTAGAGTCCTCTCTTGGAATGTTTCACATTTGGACTGTTGGAAGTTTTTCAATGAAGCTACCTACCTTATCCTCGACGAAGAATATCTCCTCCACCCTTGGTAATGGTATCAAACTCTCCTTTTACTTTTGAATTGTTAGTAAGAAACGTAGATTAAACCTCGATCGGATTGGTTCGATTTGTAACCACATTTCCTCTTTGACTACTcgtttgttatattttttttagcacCCTGCTATAACTTTATGATGCATTtagttgtgattttttttttctttctatttgtatattttttaaaaatgatgctATACATTGTCTACCTATGTAAGTTTAGTTATATTGGTAGGCTGTTTGGATATATCAGCTCAATTATCTTCCAAAAAATGCACATATAAAAGCACATCATTTAAAAATTGTAGATTGCGCTTACATACATATTTTTGTACAAAGTtaggtttgaaaatcttgtcAATAACTCGAGCGTACCTCATTACACAACAGTTCGTCGAGCATGGCTCGTTACACATTTCTACTCGGAACTTGATCTATAAAATCTCGACCTTTTCAAACTCAAATTACTCAATAAAATGTCGACTCCGTTGCAAACATACTATGATCACCACATGAACATAAAAGATAACAAACATTAAAACATCATACATGTAATTTTCTGGAATGGCATAGtgtaaatgtaatatatatatataagatcttATTCAATAGATACCAGTAATGGCACTCGTATTCAAATAATATAAGATCTTATTTAATTAATGGCATCATGCTACCACGAGATAATATTAAAACAGTTAGGATTCAGTGATCTTTCCCATCCAAATTGGTGGCAGCATTCCGGTTTGCTCATGAACCGTGTTAAATAAGGGAGGCAACATTTTGTACACCCCGGCAACTTCCTTCATAGCACCACCATCAGCACCCTCTCCACCACCATTTACGCTGGTCCAAATGCTAATCTTCGGCTGCAACCCCTTAACGGCCTCGCCATTAATCTTGGCAATATCTCTGTACATTCCTCCATTAATCATTAAGTAGTCTCTTAAAGCCGTATAGTTTCCTCCCAACGCACCCAAAAGAGTGCGTAGGTAGGTACCTTGAGCTTGTGCTAGGGCAACAAGACCCTCTGcttctttttgttttgtgtatAATTCACCATCAGCTACTTGCTTGCGGGAGTAAAATGTGGCCTCAGCTATCGCCTTTTGAGCATCTGCTTGTTTTTCCTTCTCATAAAGATCAGCTTCCGCATCTTTTTGCTTCCTGTATAGGTCCCAATTCGCCTCTTGTACCTTGTGAACATCAAAATGAATGACTCTAAGCTTGTGTGTGATACAATATCACTGATACCCCGTAAACCCAATGCTGGACTTATTTTGGATCTGATAACTGGTTTAcgtttgaactcatgttttatACTAAATTAGTTGCATACATTATCAAATTTACGAATAGGGTGGCAAGTCaaaatgaaactttttttttatattggtCAAAATGGGTAGGGTTGGGCCGGATTCAAACAAAACACTTTCTGCCTAAAAATTGTCAGACTTTACATATGTAATTGATATGTTAACTGTCATTGCAAATGTTAATTATATTACCTCCATCGATAGCATGGATAAATCAATTTAGAATGTTGTACATGTCAAAAAGAACAACTTAATTAGGACGATTATATAGCCGTGTGATCTTTTTGGCCAACATCGTTTTCTTTCAAGTAATTTATTTTTTCCTATCTGACCAGTAATATTTGATAATAACTTGAATATGCACTTTCTAAGAAGATGACTGGAAATTGCAAATCACTACTCGAAGGCATAGgattagtttatattttgatGGGTAAAATTACCTTGGTTTCATACTCAACGCTAGCTTTGCTCAAGAACTCAGCCTTAAGTTTCTCCTTTTGAGTCAAGGCGTTCATGATCTCAACATGTTTCTGTAGCTCTGCCTCCCTAAGCGCCACAGCCTTATTAGCCTCCACCTCTGCTACCCTTGACTCCTTGGCCCACTTTGCCTTCTTCACTGCCAGCTCTGCATTTGCTTTGGCCAGTTCAGCCTCCCTCTCATTCTCAAACACCTTCACCTCTGTCCGGACATTTATGTCTTCCTTCTTACCCTCTCCTTGCCTTTGTGTCGATATGATCCTTGTTTCAGCATCTATTTTGGCTGCATTCTGCAGCGTCTGGCCTTCTCTGAACTTTGAGCCTATTTCACCCTAAGTTAAAGCAATAATCAATGAtccactacaaaaaaaaatagtcaaatCTCCACACGTTTTTAATCATATCTTCACACTTAAATGTGTGCTGAATTAAAAACAAGTGTGGAGAAAAGTGATATGACAAGACAAATGTAAAAGTCCACACCTAAAATTAAGATCAATAAACAACTTCACATTTAAGAGTGTGGACAATTTTGCTTAAAttttctgtaaaaaaaaaaagaagagaaagaaaatcaaaatggtGGTAATCACCTTCATCCTAGCTTCAGCAACATCGATTTTAGCCTGATTTGCTGCTTCCGTTTGTATCTTTTGTCCTAAATACGAGAAATACTCGTGTCCGGGAACATCAACCAGCTGTTTTACATTAGCATTATAGATCCACAATCCAAATTGATTCAATTCCAACTGAACTTTCTCAAACACCTCCTGCTTGAACTCCTTGGTCCCTTTAAAGATCTCTTCCATGGTCATGGATGCAGCCAGGACACGTGTCTCACCCTCGATGACCCCCTTGACAAGCTCGTTCATATGCTGCGATTGTTTCTCAAGTGGGGAGATTAACTTGGCATATTTATGGAGACTCTCTTCGTCATCAGAGCGCGGACCAATGGTAAACACCGCAGGAAGGATGAATGGGAGTTTCTCTGCACTCATAGCCATGACTTCGAAAGTGTAATTAACTGGTGAGATGTCAAAAATGGAATAGGATTGGCCCGGAAGAACCCATGCTTTTTTAGCGATTTTGATGTCCTCGATTCCATAACCGGTGATAACCAAATATTGAGAGGCACTTGCTACCCTGTACATTGCAGAAAATAATCTTATAGATCAGATAAGAAAAGGAAACCTATATGTGATTTATGTGTGTTGAGAGTGAAGCTCAAGCTTCTTGCACAAGATTAATGTGTATGACATTTTTAGTCACATAAGATCGAGTAGTACCCTGGACAGTTAGAGAGTAGTGCTCCTACTAATATGCAAATCCATTGGTGATGTCTTGACCCATTTTATAAGGAAAGAATTCTCCATCTTGTAAACCATAAGTAACCTTTGTTTTTGGGTGATTGTGAGTGTGTTTGGTAGAGAAATTTGAGATGGAAGAAATGGAAACGATTTCATTTGGAAATGAGTCAATGACTATGCGCGGAGAAATGACTGTTTCTCTTTTGTTCTAGTTTGATTTCCATACATACAGAAGGGAAATGCAAGGAAATgataattatagatatattggTTGGTATAGTCTTAGAGTTTATATCTTAGCTGTTTAACCTTCAtcgttaaaataaaaatctaaattaTAATTGAGTGTATGTATGGTTCAACCAAACACATTTCCCCCATTGTCCTTCTGCTGACGTCATCTCGGGCAGCCTAACCAGCTCTTTGGGGCATCGAGACTTTGTTGACTTGCTGATTCCCATGGGTTGCCTTCCACCATTTTGTTGGATGCTTCGGCATAGTGATACTTGCGGCTTGTTGGGTGTTGTGGAAAAACAGGAATTCCGCCTGGACAAACTTTTGGATTGACATCAAACTGTTCTCT includes the following:
- the LOC122585318 gene encoding flotillin-like protein 4, which codes for MYRVASASQYLVITGYGIEDIKIAKKAWVLPGQSYSIFDISPVNYTFEVMAMSAEKLPFILPAVFTIGPRSDDEESLHKYAKLISPLEKQSQHMNELVKGVIEGETRVLAASMTMEEIFKGTKEFKQEVFEKVQLELNQFGLWIYNANVKQLVDVPGHEYFSYLGQKIQTEAANQAKIDVAEARMKGEIGSKFREGQTLQNAAKIDAETRIISTQRQGEGKKEDINVRTEVKVFENEREAELAKANAELAVKKAKWAKESRVAEVEANKAVALREAELQKHVEIMNALTQKEKLKAEFLSKASVEYETKVQEANWDLYRKQKDAEADLYEKEKQADAQKAIAEATFYSRKQVADGELYTKQKEAEGLVALAQAQGTYLRTLLGALGGNYTALRDYLMINGGMYRDIAKINGEAVKGLQPKISIWTSVNGGGEGADGGAMKEVAGVYKMLPPLFNTVHEQTGMLPPIWMGKITES